One genomic region from Insulibacter thermoxylanivorax encodes:
- a CDS encoding NAD(P)H-dependent oxidoreductase, producing the protein MDGAHDEVIAANAKVAEAAAVIVLTPVYQAAYSGILKAYLDLIPQKGLKGKTVLPIAVGGSSHHLLMIEYALKPVLSVLNAERILQGVYIIDRMIERTEDGFEIHEEACARLDEQLKLLLTESTEG; encoded by the coding sequence GTGGATGGTGCGCATGATGAGGTGATCGCAGCGAATGCCAAAGTAGCTGAAGCGGCCGCGGTCATCGTGCTTACACCGGTTTATCAAGCGGCATATTCAGGGATTCTCAAAGCTTACCTTGATCTCATCCCGCAGAAAGGGTTGAAAGGGAAAACTGTTCTCCCCATAGCCGTGGGCGGTTCATCCCATCATCTGCTGATGATCGAATATGCCTTGAAACCTGTGTTGTCCGTCCTTAATGCTGAGAGAATACTGCAGGGTGTATACATCATCGATCGGATGATCGAGCGGACAGAAGATGGCTTTGAGATTCATGAAGAGGCATGCGCAAGGCTGGATGAGCAGTTGAAGTTATTGCTGACCGAATCAACTGAGGGGTAG